CCGGGTCGGGTCCGCCTCGTGGAAGATCTTTTCGCACTCCTCCGGCGCGAGTCCGGCGCCGTCGTCCTGCACAGCTACGGTCACCATCCCCGCGGCGTTCAGGACCCAGATGCGCACCTTTCCGTTCCTGCGCGCGTAGCGGGCGGCGTTGGAGAGGAGGTTGTCAAAGAGGAGGGAGAGCTGGTCGAGAGCGCCCAGCACCGCGAGCTCCTCGCTTATCCCGCTGCAGTCGCACTCTACCCCCAGCTGGGTGAAGAGCCCGGCATTCTTCTGCAGCCGCTCTCTCGCCACGGCAGCGAGGGGAACCGCGGTGAGCTCGCCGCGGCGGCCGCGCGGGCGGACCAGTGCTGTGGAGTTGGTGGTGAGGGCGAGAATCTGCTCCGCGCTCTTTTCGCACACCTCCAGCATCCTCTTCAGGGCGTCATCATGCGTCCTCTCCTTCACGATCGGGAGGAGGGCGAAGAGCGGGGTGATCGGTGTCCGCAGGTCGTGGTTCAGCTTCACCACCAGGGACTGCACGAGGTTTGCGTGCTCGAGCCGGGCCTCCAGCTTCGATCGCTCCTGTTCGGAGCGCCGAAGCTCCGTGATCTCCCGCATCGTCTGGATCCCCCCCACAAGCTCCCCGTGCAGATCGAAGAAGGGCGCCGCGGCACTCCAGACGAGGCGCTCCTTTCCCCCCAGCACGAGCTTCACCTCCGTGCAGATCGTCTGCCCCTTCCTATCGACCCCGCTGTAGAAGGTGTCGAGCTTTCCACCGTCCTGCAGCATGTCGATGAGGAGCATCCGGGTGACGCCGTAGAAGGGGACGGCGTAGGCGTGGTCGCCGCGGCCGAGCATCTCCTCCTTTCCCACCCCGGTGAGCTCCTCCAGGGCCCTGTTCCAGGCGATGACCCGCTTCTCCTTGTCCACCACGAAGGTGGGATCGGGAAGAAACTCCACTATGTCCTCGACGCGCTGGCGGGCGTTCAGGGCCTCCTCTTCAGCAGCCTGGCGACGCGCGATGTCGACCGTGAGCGCCTTGTTTGCCAGGGCGAGCTGGCGGGTGCGCCCCTCAAGGGCGTCGTTGGTGGCGGCGAGCTCCGCGGTGCGCGCCTGCAGCGCCTGGTTTGCGGCGGCAAGCTCGGCGGTGCGGGCCGATACCCCCTCCTCGAGGCTCTCCACCTTCAACTCCGCCTGACGCGACAGCTCCCACTTAGAGGTCAGCGCGTTCGCCAGCTGATAGACCTCCATGGCGTCGAACGGCTTTTTGAGGATCAGCAGGCGGTCCCGTATTTCCAGCCGCTTCGAGAGCTCCCTCCAGGAGTAGTCGGAGTACGCCGTGCAGATGACGATCTGGATCCGCGGGTCTACCTCCCAGATCCGCTCCACCGTCTCCACGCCGTCCCATCCGGGGGGCATGCGCACGTCCACGAAGGCCACGGCGTAGGGGGAGCCCTCCTGGAGGCGCGCCTGCACCTTCGCCAACCCCTCCTGCCCCTGGTACGCGGACTCCATCTCGAATCCCCCGGGAAGCTCCTCTATCTCCTCGTCGAAAAGCTCCGCCTCAAGCTCGTCGAGCTCCGTAACCTTTGCCACCGGGGCGAGTATCCGCCGGAAGTCTTCGTGGATCGCGGGCGTATCGTCTATCACCAGGACCCGCCTGTTCTCCGCCATTTTCATCCTTTGCTCCCCGTCTCGACCGGAAGATCGAGGGTGAAACAGGCTCCCTTCCGGAGACCGTCACTTGCCGCCATCAATGTTCCTCCCATCTCCTTTGCAGCGAGGGCGCAGCTGTGCAGCCCGAAGCCGTGCCCCCCTTTCCTGGTGGTGAAGCCGTGGTTGAAGATGCGGGAGAGGTTCTCACTCGTTATCCCTTCCCCTGCATCGCGCACCGTGATCCGCAGCCGCCCGTCGAGGAGCTCCACGCCGAGCGTAAGGATGCGCGCCCCCTCAGTCGCCGCCATGGCATGGTTGGCATTGCTGATCAGGTTCACCAGTATCTGCAGCATGCGCCCGCGGTCCAGAGGGAGCTCCGGTCCCTCTTCCCATTCCTTCACCACCGTCACGTCGTAGCGCCTGAAGGACTCCGCGTTCATGCGCAGGGCATCCTCCAGAAGTTCGGACAGGCGCACCGGCTCCTTCACGCCGCACGTCCCTGCGTACGACTGCTGCGTCGCCACGATCGTCTTTATGTGATCGATGCTGCCGCACAGCCTGCTCAGCTCCGCGAGGATCTCCCGGTGCTCCCCCTCCAGCGACTCCGCGAGCTTTGCCAGGTATTTCGGCAGACGCTTCCCTTTGTCGTCGAGGGTGAAGAAGGCTCCGAGGTCGTCGGCGCGGCTCTCCATGAGGCGCACCGCCTTGGCGAGCCCCCCGACCTTCGAGTCGCGCAACGACTCGGTGAGAAGCCCCGCAGAGACGTTCACGCTGTTTAGGACGTTCCCCACGTTGTGCAGCACGTTTGTCGCCACCTCCGCCATCCCCGCCTGACGGGCGGTCGCCACAAGCTTGCTTTGCGCCTCCTGCAGCTCCCGGGTGCGCTCCACGACCCGCTCCTCCAGCTTCTCGTACAAAAGGGCGTTCTCCAGGGAAACCGCAAGCTGTCCCGCCATGAGCTGCACCGCGTCGAGGCGCTCGCAGCTGAACGCCCCGCTGGTGAGGCGGTTTTCCAGGATCAGTATGGCGCGCCGCACCCCCTGGTTCAGGATCGGCACCAGCATGAGTGAGCAATGATCCACCCCCTGGAGAAAAGGGTCGCTGCAGAAGCGCTCGTCGTGCGGCGCGTCCTCCACGAGGAGAGGCTTCAGGGTGCGCTCCACGTAGCGCACCGCCGAAAGCGGCAGGAGCCCGGCAGCCCCCGCCTCGTCCACCGGGAGAGGGGCAGAGGCCCCTCCGCTGGTATCGAGCAGGAGCCAGCGTGCCGAATCCTCGGACCAGACGACGAGGTGGACGGAGCCTGCCCCGGTGAGGGCGCAAAGCTGCTGGACCACCCGCGCCTTCAGCCGCTCCAGGTTCGTCTCCGAGCTGAGCGCCTGGGAGGCACGCAGGATGGCGAGGAGGTCGACGGAATCGCTGGAGACGGAGAAGGGGCCGTTGCCGGCTCTGCGCTCCCGCTCCCGCCGCGCCATGCGCAGGGAGGGGTGCGCTTTTTCCAGCTGCAGTACTTTTGCCGCGGCGCCCCAACTGTGGTACAGGTCGCGAGCCTCCGCGAGGAGACGGCGGGCCAGGGCCGGGCGTCCGCAGTCGTCGTAGAAGAGAGCGGCGCGCTCCGTGATGAGGGCGCGGTGCCAGGGGCGCTCCATCTCTTCCGCGGTGGCGAGCGCCCTGTCGAAAAGGCGGGCCCCCTCTTCCCGCGCACCGATGGCCCAGGCGCATTCCGCCTCCACCAGGTGGGCGAGGTGCTGGAAGTTCTCCGGCGCGTCCGCGGCACGCAGGAGAAGCCACCGATTCGCCTCGGTTGCCTGCGAAAGGAGCGCATCCCGCTCCCTCCCCTCGCTTCTTTTCAGAAGGCAGGCGAGGGAGAGGGAGTGCAGCAGGTGCGCCAGCGCCGTCGGGTACATCCCCTGGATGAAGGGGAGGGTCGGTAGTGCCGCCGCTGCATGGCGGCACAGGGCGGTGGCGTCTCCGAAGAGGGCGGCGGCGAGCGCCCGGTGGACGTGGTACATCGCCACCCCCTTCGGGTTCCTCTGCAGCGCTGCGAGGTGCGCCGCCTCGTCGAAGGAGGGGTCCCCGAAGGCGCCCGCCGATTCCGGTCCCCCCTGCACGGTGAGGAGGAGCCTCCCGTACGTCTGCAAGGATGAGGCGGAGTTCTCGATGCCGTTGCGCAGCGCAAAGGAGAGGGCGGCGTCGAGTTCCTGGCCGAAATCCTCCAGCTTTGCGGTATCCAGGAAGGAGGCGAGGGTCGTGTTGTAGGTAAACGCCGCGAGCTGCATCTCTCCCGCGTGGAGCAGACCCCGGCGCGCTTTCTCCGCCTGCGCCCCGCTCTCCTCCAGGGGGTTCATCCAGTGGGAGGCAAAAAGGGCGAAAGAGTGCCGTACCCAGGATGTCTCCGGTTCGTAGCCGCGGGCGTCCCCGACGAGGAGCGCCTGCTGCGCCGCGCGTGCGCCGGAGACGTAGTCGCCGGCGAGCTGCATCCCCACGTACGGAAAGCCGCTGAACCCTGAGATGAGCGGGGCGCACGGCCCGTGCTGCGCCCAGAGGCGCTGGCACTCCAGCACGATCCAGGTGCTCACGGCGGGGGCGCAGAAGAAGGTCGGGAGGACGAGCCGATGCAGGAGACGGGCAACCGCGAGGACCTTTTCGTCCTCCACCTCGACGCGCTCCATCTCCCGTCGCGCACAGAAGGCGGCGGTGAATTCGCACCAGGCAGGGAGCGCCTCCTGCAGACTCTCATCGAGGCGATGCGGCAGTGAAACCCCCATCCGCTCCAGTAGATCGAGCCCCAGCGCCACCGCCTCCTGGGGCCTCCCCCGGTCGGTGAGGCTCTTTATCTGGATGCAGGCTGCCTCCAGGAACTCCCCCGGCTCTTTCGCCTTTTCCTCGATCGCCTGGTACAGACGCTCCGCGTCCTCGAAGCGGCCGAGGCTATAGAGCGCTGCATGCCACTCCCTTTCCAGGAGGGGGACGAGCGGGTCCTCAGGGAGCCCCGCAGAGGCGAGCTTCAGCGCGGCGCCGAGGAAGCGCTCCGCCGCCTGGTGATTGGCCACCGCGCGCGCCGATCCGGCCCCTTCGCGGAAAAGTGCGACGACCCGCCTCATCTCCCCGGGGTCGTCGAGCAGCTCGAGCGACCGGAGGTACTGCTCCGCTGCCAGCAGCCGGAAGGACGCACACTCGGAAAGGCGGCGTGCAGCAGAGAGGTGAAGGAGTGTTCTGTCCTGCGGCGGGATGCCACGATACACCCCCTGCCGCACCCGATCGTCCCGGAAGCCTACCCGCGCCTCCCCTGGCGCGCCGTTTTGCTCCAGTACCAGCACATTTTCCGTCAGGGCGGCGGCAAG
The DNA window shown above is from Geomonas sp. RF6 and carries:
- a CDS encoding ATP-binding protein, with amino-acid sequence MKMAENRRVLVIDDTPAIHEDFRRILAPVAKVTELDELEAELFDEEIEELPGGFEMESAYQGQEGLAKVQARLQEGSPYAVAFVDVRMPPGWDGVETVERIWEVDPRIQIVICTAYSDYSWRELSKRLEIRDRLLILKKPFDAMEVYQLANALTSKWELSRQAELKVESLEEGVSARTAELAAANQALQARTAELAATNDALEGRTRQLALANKALTVDIARRQAAEEEALNARQRVEDIVEFLPDPTFVVDKEKRVIAWNRALEELTGVGKEEMLGRGDHAYAVPFYGVTRMLLIDMLQDGGKLDTFYSGVDRKGQTICTEVKLVLGGKERLVWSAAAPFFDLHGELVGGIQTMREITELRRSEQERSKLEARLEHANLVQSLVVKLNHDLRTPITPLFALLPIVKERTHDDALKRMLEVCEKSAEQILALTTNSTALVRPRGRRGELTAVPLAAVARERLQKNAGLFTQLGVECDCSGISEELAVLGALDQLSLLFDNLLSNAARYARRNGKVRIWVLNAAGMVTVAVQDDGAGLAPEECEKIFHEADPTRESKSGEGLGLSLCKRIVLNHEGSIWAESPGPDQGTTIYFTLKEARQESPEEAPPSAVP
- a CDS encoding trifunctional serine/threonine-protein kinase/ATP-binding protein/sensor histidine kinase produces the protein MTAICKNRWVMGLPQWAADEVLYHCALTRVFRRKLPGGGSVICKELLGPNADIRFHHERGILERLSGIAGVPRLVQGAFPPSTIAMEDSGALPLHEVTPQRGGEMAALVRLFLQTAAVLADIHGAGVAHKNLNPDNVLFSRRDDSPVVIDFSLATTFAEERPVFVHHREIAGTLPYLAPEQTGRTGRTVDQRADLYGLGATFYHLLVGRPPFEGSDPLQLIHDILARPPVPPAQIVPSVPPPLSRIVMRLLEKEPDLRYQSAAGLKHDLSRLLQEVMSGGETSLSLGEHDFCIRLSPPSRLIGREREISALRKALAVALQGPGAAVLVSGAPGVGKSALVNELRLMVAQAHGWFVSGRFEAQRHDPASSANVQALRALGRLLLAEPEAELSFHRERLLRRLGPSAALLSASLPEFATILGVTPEQVSGDAVKTQARLHVAGLDLLCSIVSQRPVVVFLDDLQCAPQHAIDFIDSILASGLPPGLLLVGSHRDGEPASAPLASALKRWRGQESVTLRLRLGSLPHEDLALMIEEMLRLQGGEGASLAQAVATKTEGNPGDTVELLNSLRSDGILKLREQGWGWEDEAVRGYLTRTVVTEIPALRLAALPPRIRDLLRGLSCLGGEVMLPALAQTISLPVQELEEDLAAALTENVLVLEQNGAPGEARVGFRDDRVRQGVYRGIPPQDRTLLHLSAARRLSECASFRLLAAEQYLRSLELLDDPGEMRRVVALFREGAGSARAVANHQAAERFLGAALKLASAGLPEDPLVPLLEREWHAALYSLGRFEDAERLYQAIEEKAKEPGEFLEAACIQIKSLTDRGRPQEAVALGLDLLERMGVSLPHRLDESLQEALPAWCEFTAAFCARREMERVEVEDEKVLAVARLLHRLVLPTFFCAPAVSTWIVLECQRLWAQHGPCAPLISGFSGFPYVGMQLAGDYVSGARAAQQALLVGDARGYEPETSWVRHSFALFASHWMNPLEESGAQAEKARRGLLHAGEMQLAAFTYNTTLASFLDTAKLEDFGQELDAALSFALRNGIENSASSLQTYGRLLLTVQGGPESAGAFGDPSFDEAAHLAALQRNPKGVAMYHVHRALAAALFGDATALCRHAAAALPTLPFIQGMYPTALAHLLHSLSLACLLKRSEGRERDALLSQATEANRWLLLRAADAPENFQHLAHLVEAECAWAIGAREEGARLFDRALATAEEMERPWHRALITERAALFYDDCGRPALARRLLAEARDLYHSWGAAAKVLQLEKAHPSLRMARRERERRAGNGPFSVSSDSVDLLAILRASQALSSETNLERLKARVVQQLCALTGAGSVHLVVWSEDSARWLLLDTSGGASAPLPVDEAGAAGLLPLSAVRYVERTLKPLLVEDAPHDERFCSDPFLQGVDHCSLMLVPILNQGVRRAILILENRLTSGAFSCERLDAVQLMAGQLAVSLENALLYEKLEERVVERTRELQEAQSKLVATARQAGMAEVATNVLHNVGNVLNSVNVSAGLLTESLRDSKVGGLAKAVRLMESRADDLGAFFTLDDKGKRLPKYLAKLAESLEGEHREILAELSRLCGSIDHIKTIVATQQSYAGTCGVKEPVRLSELLEDALRMNAESFRRYDVTVVKEWEEGPELPLDRGRMLQILVNLISNANHAMAATEGARILTLGVELLDGRLRITVRDAGEGITSENLSRIFNHGFTTRKGGHGFGLHSCALAAKEMGGTLMAASDGLRKGACFTLDLPVETGSKG